The Setaria viridis chromosome 6, Setaria_viridis_v4.0, whole genome shotgun sequence genome includes the window CGTATCCCTATAGGCCTATCAAGTGACGGCGATGAGCAATACACCGAATAGACTATACGCATCAAAGTTCCACAGCGCAGGATTACGGACTAGGAACAACCAAATCGCAAAACGTTAGGGTAAAGGATTTGGGGTGTTGATGTTTGGGGGGAAAAACTTACGTTGTCCTTGACCTTCCGAACGATGGATCGGCGGAGGGCGTCGAAACCGCCTTCGTCCTTGAGCCGCCCCacgacctccgccgccgtcggcggccgcAGCTTGGGATCGCTCATGGGATCGGGGAGTGCCGGCTGGAAGCCTCTCGATCCCTAGTTTTGCTGTGAAGGGTGAGCACGGGTAATGTGTTTGTGGGCCTGTTTGGAACTTTGGATCTCCTCAATTGGGCCCTCCCGACTCGCGCTGCACGCGCCTCTCACTTCCCACCGGATTTGCTCGGCTCGTCCTCAGGCCGGCGACCTCCGCTCCCGCAATCGCATCATCGTCACACCGGCGTCGCGGGGCTGCAGCTTTGGTTGCTGGACGGCAACAAGAGGCCAAGAGCGGCAGCACCTTCGGCTACCTCAGGTAACCAAGTTCGTTGGTGGCTAGGTGGGATTCGAGGAAGATATGGTCGGGGTGTTGCCTAGGGCGATCCGATTTGGAACCGATCGATTTGGGTTCTGCTGGATGCCTTCCGAATTTTATGGTTTCGCACTTCCGGAATAGTAGCGCCTCTGCTCTAGTAGAACATTGCTCTACATTTCGCGGTTTTTTTTTATCCCCAAACGATGGCACCAAGTACTAGAAACCCAGTAGATAATTCCTGTGATGAATGGCATCGAGTCAATCGCTCCTAGCTTGCCGGTTTAGCATTCAGCTTGGCATCTAAATTCTGATTGCTTGATGCCTTGACCTGTTCGATGCAATGTCTAATTCGAACCGTACCACAGGTTCTGAATGTCGTAGGAACAATTCATCCCAAATGCATGCTCAAATAACCCAGAATCTTTTTGTGCCCTCTTTCGTttgttgctggcttgctgcacaCATAAAAATATGGCTAGTGTTCACGCTGGTACTACCGTACTAGTACTATGCGGCTAGATGAAATTAGAAAAGGGAAGGAAAACAAATAAATTTGTTGACTTGGATCTATTAATCTGAAAGGGAACAGCTAATTAATTTCTGAAGTGAAAACAAGGTCAGATGTAGTTTAACAACAGTTGTGGGGAGCAATCTATTCGGATGCGCAGATATGGGTCTCTTGAACATGAGCTGTGTAGAGCAGGAAAGGAAGGTTACTTAATTTATCTAGCTACAACAGGACTTGCATACTGGCCGGTTTGCAGTATGTCCAGATTTGCTTTTCTGTCACCTCTGATGCAGGATGTCGAAATTTGGTGCAGAGCTTCTTGTACAAACTAGAATTTTCATTCAGTACAACAGTGCCGGATGTCAAAATTTGGACATAACTACTGCATGTTAGGATTGGAATGGTACACTTTTGACCTTATTTATACCaaggaaatgcaatgcaagtggATGGTCTCAACAGATGTATAGGTCAATGTGATAACCTATGTTGGCCTTGTGTGGTTAGTGACCTATATATTGTCTATCTATCCCATCGTCCTCCTCCACTAGTCCACTGTACCAATAAAGAAGCTTATAGGGGCAGTGACATCAAGGTTACATTTGAATTGTTGTATTTCACACCTTTGTTGGAGATGTCTTCCAAGTTCACAACGATGGCGATTTCTAATCAGGACTCCTCTGCTGACCAGCACTCACGATCTGATCATTAACCTTCCAGCCGCTGCCACCTCCTTGTTGCCGGCCATGATTCAGGCGGTGATGGTGATCAGTACCCAGGCGAAGCCCCGCCTCCTCAAGTTCTACAATTTCCAGGTTCAGaatcctctcctctcttctccatAGTCACCCCCTAACCCCCTCTCTTTCTTTGCCACCCAACAAGTGCTCGTTCAATTTCCGCACCCAGATCAAGCACTGCTTCATCCATGGATCATTTCGCATGGATTACGTTAATGAAGCAAATCTTAAATTCCCTTAGTTCTTTACATCTTCCTTTTCATGGTTGCAGCCCCCGGAGAAGCATCAGGACCTCGTCCGCAGTGTCTTCCAATGTATTTACGGTTCGCTTTGTCATTTCTTCCTGAATTTTATATGGATGCTGTCATTGATCTGTGGAATCTCTTGTTGCAGTACTATCTGCAAGGCCGGACAGTGCGAGCAATTTCGTCGAGGTCGATTCAATCTTTGGCCCGGTAACAATATAAGGGAAAATCTTATGCACTGTATGCAAATGCTAGCAATGGATGAGAATATTAAGATTTAAGTGCTCGAAAGCCAAttgctttcttttcctttatatATACAGATCTGTATGTCAGTCATCTGTATGTAATATAAGCTGTGCTAACTGCTCAGTGAGCATGCAATGTTGTAAGCTAAGTATTCCTTACTAAGTTTGGGACTTCTGTCCCATCTAGGTTACATTTGCTCATATTATTGACAGAACGTTGATGAAGGTCAGAAAGGTTTGATTTTTCTTCTTTGTGCTTTCCAGGGAACAAAAATGGTGTACCAGCATTTGGCCACTCTATACTTTGTTTTTGTCTTTGATAGCTCTGAGAATGAACTCGCCATGCTTGATCTCGTACAAGGTAACCTGACTTATtgattctatttttttaatttagtgGATGTGACAGGTATATGTGTCATGCCTAATTAAAAGAGGATGTCATTCTCATCTGCATAAGGAATGAAGTATATTCAGTGCGCAATCATGTTCATCTGTTTGACTTGTCTTAGTAGTCATTAACTGTCTACTGTGCTTGTTCCAGTATTCAAACATCGTTTCCTGCAATTTTCTATTCTGTATTTGCGATGCAATATTTTTCTGTTGCTAAGTACCTGTGGCTGTGATGTAACTACAGTAGCACGTTTTTAACACTCTTCTCTGTCCACCAATTCTGTCTAGCTGCTAGAATTTTCATATTATACCTCACTGTCACAGTGTCATGCAAGACTTCTTTTGTCTATCTTCAACAAGGAGACTGATTACTTTGTATGACCTTTGTCTTGTGCACAGTTTTTGTCGAAACATTGGAAAGATGCTTCAAGAATGTATGCGAGCTTGACATTGTATTTAACTTTAACAAGGTGCATTGTTATATTCCTGCTGAAGTTCCCGTTTAACATTGATCCTTCATTTGCATATTGCATGCCGTTGGGTAGCAAAAATGTGGAATGTAGAAGTTTTTGGATACTGCATCAAAATTTTTCAAGGGTAACTGGGTTATCTCTAAGTACAATAGGAGGGCCAAATTTTGGCTCATTAGCTCTGTTGATATGCTGGTTTTCCCTTGTTTCCTGTATTCTGCAGTGTCCACAGTGGATAATACTTTGACATGTTTGTATAAAAATGCTCAATTTATAAGACAAAATGTCCCAATGATTCATTCCACCGGCCTTGCATTTCTTCCGGTTCCTTTCATAGTGACGTCTTGTACTACTTGCATCATGCTCTTCCTTGGCTCATGTTAATATCCGGTGCAGCTGCACACAATTTTGGATGAGATGATTCTTGGGGGACAGGTAATTGAAACAAGTTCGGAGCAAATAATGAAGTCCGTGGAAGAGATTGCAAGGTTCTACCCTCTGCCTTCACCGCTCCATATATAGAGCACACTCTTAATTATTGTCTAATTATAACAGCACTCTCCAATACTTGACACAGGCTGGAGAAACAATCAAGCACAACCAGCCTCATACCCAAGTCGATTTCAGATCGTTTCAGCCGTTAAGCTTTCACTCACTTCTTgatctgaagtctgaacattGACGGTGTGAGCAGAACCGCAGAAGACATTTGGTTGGCACTCAAGATTACATTCAGTTTGCTTTAGTTCTCTAAAGACTCGATCGTCCGGAAACCTGTCATTTGTTATTGGCAGACATGCATGTCTCGTTGAACCATCTCATTCTTCAGTGCTCGTTTGCAAGGAAAGTTTGGGAACGAATTAGAGTGTGGTCTGACAATCTCGTTCGAGTGCTGGTACAAGACCTGTCAGCAGAAGATTGCTGGAACAATGCAAGAACCTGACCAACTTACCTTAACAAATTCGAAGGCGCGAAGCAGCTGTGCTCATGTACACAGCATGGAATATCTGGAAAGATAGGAACCGGAGAAAATTTGAAGATAGAGCAATGACAGCGGCGCAAGTCGAACAAGAGACTGAGGCAGAAATTGCAATAACAAGGCTGGCCTGATGAGATCCCATAGTTGTTACGTTAGTCAAATAATACAGTTTGTGTTTGAGACACAATCATTTTATGAAATATTGTGTTGgaacaacatgcatttttcttCCCCTTAAATGATAATAGacgtggccgccggcggagaAGTTGCCGGAGACCCGGAGGCCGGATGGCGAGCTCCATGGCTAGTCGAGCCTGTACTCGAAAAATCCGGAGTCCAACATCTTGACACGTTTTGGTATTCGCAGCATTGGAGAAGTTGATTGGAGATATATTCTGCTAGTAGGATCAACAAATTTCCCCGCGAATCATTTGGATTTGGAGTTGGAGCCCCTCCAAACTCGACGCGCTTGGAAACGAAAAACAAACAGAGCAGCAGAGTCTTGGGCCTGAGAAAGGGAGTGTTTTCAGTACAGTTGGGTTTGGATTGGGCTGAGCCATTTTGCCTTTACACTGTGTTGGACCGCACAATGTTGTCATGGGCTTTCATTGCGTGCCTTTTCACTAGTGAAAGTGTGTTGGACCGCGTATATGAAAATTACCGGGGGCTCCTATATAACTTCCGTGTGATAGGAACAACTGGAAACAAACAGCCCACCACGGCCCAAATCTACTGCAATCCTGCAAGCAGCGTGCCAGGACCAGCGAGGCAGCACAGCAGCGTGAAGGATGGTGGCagggtttttctttttgtttttataGTCCGTGTCAACGATTCAATATCTTTTGTAAAATACTTTTCATCTAGTATGTTGAGAACGCACTCAATATTTCAAATTTCTAGATTCAACATCTATTCAaacttagttcaacaatttcaatgaacaaattcaacattttatatgCAAATGTTGAAACAGTATATCCAAATTGCTGAACACGTATAGTCAAAATGTTTCAATGTCGAAACAGTACATTCTAAATGTTTatctttaaaaaatattttaaaaaacagAATATATTTATATTGAATCTTATTTTGTTGCATAAATTCTAACTAAGGCCATGGTTTAAACGATTCCAAAAATGATTTATAGTTTGGAAGAAAAACGAGTTCACTCGGAATCAATTCATCCGTGCAGCCACCCATGTGCGCACAGCTGTCCAGGTGCACTGCCGCTTGCCCTCCCACTAGACTCAATCGTGTTCGTTCATCCCGGTCTGCACAAATCTCAAGCATTGGAAGTCATTTAGAGAAAAAAAGTTCCAGAAGCCATATAGGATCCCTCTCTCAACCAATGCGGCATACCACCTACTTCCAAGATCCAAAGATTCCAAGCGCTTCAAAATTCTTGCAAATTTTGCGTAAGCATCTGGTCACTTGCAATCTTCAAAGATTGTTGACATAAAAGATACAAGGCTAGCAACAACGACAAACAATAATAAAGCCTTTTTTAGTCCCATGCAAGTTGGCGGCTAAATTTGAACTGAAACCTACAATAGCCTGGAACTGTTCTACTCCTCATACAGGTGCAAGAGTGCCGAACCTAGAAGACCATTAGTCCATTAGTCCCATCGCACCTGTCCCTTAGCTGAAAGCACATAGAATTCGACTTCAATATTTGGACGACACATGCTGCGGATCTTCTCACATGTCTCCTCGTTAGTGGAGGATTAGAGAACATTATATTCTTGATGACCAACTTTCTTAGGATCGGTGCATTGCATCTGAATAGGTGCTCCACAAATTCTAATGATGAGAACTTGTATAGGAAGAGATTTTTAGCTCTTCAAGTGAATTGAGAGAAATGTCATCAATCCCGCGACTCTCTTCGAAGCGCCAAGGGCAAGAAAATGGGCAAAAAGCCCTGGAAATAAGAAAAGGGCAATATTACTGTACTACTGGAGAATATATATACTAAAAAGTTCAACTTCAGGatgtataaaaaataaaaaaactaaaaagctTAGGAATTACTGATAAATTGTACGAGCAATTCAATCCTATGGAAAGCGTCCGGGTACTATTGCAACTTCTCAAGAGATGCACCA containing:
- the LOC117861205 gene encoding AP-3 complex subunit sigma isoform X1: MIQAVMVISTQAKPRLLKFYNFQPPEKHQDLVRSVFQLLSARPDSASNFVEVDSIFGPGTKMVYQHLATLYFVFVFDSSENELAMLDLVQVFVETLERCFKNVCELDIVFNFNKLHTILDEMILGGQVIETSSEQIMKSVEEIARLEKQSSTTSLIPKSISDRFSR
- the LOC117861205 gene encoding AP-3 complex subunit sigma isoform X2; translation: MIQAVMVISTQAKPRLLKFYNFQPPEKHQDLVRSVFQLLSARPDSASNFVEGTKMVYQHLATLYFVFVFDSSENELAMLDLVQVFVETLERCFKNVCELDIVFNFNKLHTILDEMILGGQVIETSSEQIMKSVEEIARLEKQSSTTSLIPKSISDRFSR